The Gammaproteobacteria bacterium genome window below encodes:
- a CDS encoding ATP-binding protein, with translation MIVKKLSEQDLNNFIKNQVPESRYLEYKSQILLDGNEKYEFCRDVSAFANTEGGHIIYGIKEENGLPVDRCKITDNIDELQIRISQILQSNLEPKLLGYYSYPLSGCLVISIRKSWNAPHAVKLDGSECKYQFAYRTDAGRQYYDIHTLKDKIMQYGTLIKDINAFIEARINNFCNENLNAFTNDGKIFVLAHMIPIGSYYNHNSIDVDSLNTDKKNNVYNILRPFNLGNDVHNFHIFPNLEGLRIYWNAPERHFYNQVFRNASIEACYEVNISSDPLQTIISFPAGNFETKLIDGINRLIAFLKSEGICEPCIVSINMFNINNCHLGGIGFDEDSMPDPVTKKRLNLGNIEIKLDEKIDDSLEPIFKILYNSFGLTKHK, from the coding sequence ATGATAGTTAAAAAATTATCAGAACAAGATTTGAATAATTTTATTAAAAATCAAGTACCGGAATCTCGATATCTAGAGTATAAATCACAAATTTTGCTTGACGGGAATGAGAAATATGAATTTTGTCGAGATGTCTCCGCGTTCGCAAATACGGAAGGAGGACACATTATTTATGGGATTAAAGAAGAAAATGGACTACCTGTAGATCGCTGTAAAATTACCGACAATATAGATGAACTACAAATTCGTATTTCACAAATTTTACAGTCTAACTTGGAACCAAAATTATTAGGGTATTATTCATATCCATTAAGCGGATGCCTCGTCATTTCTATTAGAAAAAGCTGGAATGCACCTCATGCTGTAAAACTCGATGGATCGGAATGTAAATATCAATTCGCTTATCGCACTGACGCAGGTCGACAATATTACGATATACATACACTTAAGGATAAAATTATGCAATATGGTACGTTAATTAAAGATATAAACGCATTTATTGAAGCGCGAATTAATAATTTTTGCAATGAAAACCTTAATGCATTCACAAACGATGGTAAAATTTTTGTTTTAGCGCATATGATCCCTATCGGTTCATATTATAACCATAATAGCATTGATGTTGACTCATTAAATACCGACAAAAAAAATAATGTTTATAATATCCTCAGGCCGTTTAATTTAGGCAATGATGTGCATAATTTTCACATCTTTCCTAATTTAGAAGGTTTACGGATTTATTGGAACGCACCAGAACGCCATTTTTATAATCAAGTCTTTAGAAATGCATCTATTGAAGCTTGCTATGAAGTTAATATTTCTTCAGATCCACTACAAACAATAATCTCTTTTCCTGCGGGTAATTTCGAAACGAAACTAATTGATGGCATCAATAGATTGATAGCATTTTTAAAATCTGAAGGAATATGTGAACCATGCATAGTATCCATTAATATGTTCAACATTAATAATTGTCATTTAGGAGGAATAGGTTTTGATGAAGATTCCATGCCAGATCCAGTCACTAAAAAGCGTTTAAATCTTGGTAATATCGAAATAAAGTTAGACGAAAAAATTGACGATTCTCTAGAGCCCATATTCAAAATACTTTATAATTCTTTTGGACTTACAAAACATAAGTGA
- a CDS encoding septal ring lytic transglycosylase RlpA family protein, whose translation MKGSKFMKIQQNALKTTLIIGMLLGLAGCVDDPYNYDAPYSEPHFATRSIPQDEPLSSYGNEREYVVEGKCYKVLHTAKNYTKVGIASWYGQKFHGHLTSTHERYDMFGMTAASPDLPLPTYARVTNLENGHSVVVRVNDRGPFKSNRVMDVSYAAAKKLGLVANGTAKVRIVALHKGEPETLDTLATRQILQVGSFAQKGNANQYSAKITQMTNLPVRVRLTMVNNTPVYRVEVGPFQDQASLDSTQKTLEQHGVRNITAHSSSGNIQA comes from the coding sequence ATGAAAGGATCCAAGTTCATGAAAATCCAACAGAATGCTCTCAAAACCACCTTGATCATTGGGATGTTATTAGGGCTGGCTGGTTGCGTCGATGATCCTTATAACTATGATGCTCCATACTCTGAACCGCATTTCGCCACACGCTCAATCCCTCAAGATGAACCACTTTCTAGTTATGGCAATGAACGTGAATATGTGGTGGAAGGAAAATGTTATAAAGTCCTGCACACTGCCAAAAATTACACCAAAGTCGGAATTGCGTCCTGGTATGGTCAAAAATTTCATGGTCATCTCACGTCAACCCATGAACGCTACGACATGTTTGGTATGACAGCAGCCAGCCCAGATTTGCCATTGCCAACCTATGCGCGTGTAACCAATCTAGAAAACGGGCATTCGGTCGTTGTTAGAGTAAACGATCGAGGACCGTTCAAATCAAATCGTGTCATGGATGTATCTTATGCAGCCGCCAAAAAACTGGGATTAGTGGCTAATGGCACCGCTAAAGTACGTATAGTGGCGCTGCACAAAGGAGAGCCTGAAACTTTAGATACACTCGCCACTCGTCAAATATTACAAGTCGGTTCATTCGCTCAAAAAGGCAATGCAAATCAATACAGCGCGAAAATCACACAAATGACGAACTTACCCGTCAGAGTGCGGTTGACGATGGTCAACAACACACCCGTTTATCGGGTTGAGGTCGGGCCATTTCAGGACCAAGCCTCTCTCGATAGCACTCAAAAGACCCTGGAACAGCACGGGGTGAGGAATATCACAGCCCATAGCAGCTCAGGCAATATTCAGGCTTAG
- a CDS encoding type IV toxin-antitoxin system AbiEi family antitoxin, whose amino-acid sequence MSFSNYIRELQQYGKCCFSIEEAVLRMGKSRKAVLSSIEHLLARGEIASPARGFYVIVAPEYQKLGCIPAEHFIPYLMQYWNSSYYAGLLSAASYHGASHQAVQNFQVMIEGRHPELHCGRVRVRFMTNQHLKEIPVQRISTSKSILNVSTPEGTAKDLMYYLGQSGGLNHIVTVLEELQEVIDRQKLSSLAESSKEVAWKQRLGFLFEHVGARGLAEVLRMHLVKLKRVDYILLMPGKKGINKYYPRNNDWKIIENITLENDL is encoded by the coding sequence ATGAGTTTCTCAAATTATATTCGTGAACTTCAGCAATATGGTAAATGCTGCTTTAGTATTGAAGAAGCTGTACTGAGAATGGGTAAAAGCCGTAAAGCAGTTCTATCTTCTATAGAGCACTTGTTAGCTAGAGGTGAGATTGCCAGTCCAGCTAGGGGCTTTTATGTCATAGTAGCACCTGAGTATCAGAAGCTGGGATGTATTCCCGCTGAACATTTTATTCCCTATTTAATGCAGTATTGGAATAGTAGTTACTATGCAGGGTTGTTATCAGCAGCGTCATATCATGGTGCGTCTCACCAAGCTGTGCAAAATTTTCAAGTTATGATTGAAGGACGCCATCCAGAATTGCATTGTGGCAGAGTAAGAGTTCGGTTTATGACTAATCAACATTTGAAAGAAATACCTGTTCAACGTATTAGCACTTCAAAAAGTATATTAAATGTGTCAACACCAGAAGGCACAGCTAAAGATTTGATGTATTATCTAGGACAAAGTGGTGGATTAAATCACATAGTGACTGTTCTTGAGGAACTTCAAGAAGTCATAGATCGCCAGAAATTATCGAGTTTGGCTGAGTCAAGTAAAGAAGTTGCGTGGAAGCAAAGATTAGGATTTTTGTTTGAGCATGTTGGTGCAAGAGGTTTGGCAGAAGTATTGCGAATGCATTTAGTTAAATTGAAAAGAGTCGATTACATTTTATTAATGCCAGGGAAAAAAGGTATCAATAAATATTATCCAAGGAATAATGATTGGAAAATTATTGAAAATATAACTTTGGAGAATGATTTATGA